A window of Microvirgula aerodenitrificans DSM 15089 contains these coding sequences:
- a CDS encoding ABC-F family ATP-binding cassette domain-containing protein — translation MIILKNVALRRGTKVLLDNASVTLNPGEKVGLVGRNGAGKSSLFAVLNGSLHEDGGDVSIPSQWRMSQVAQDMPETVQTATEFVVEGDAILLAAQREVTEAEAGEDYMRMAHAYTALNDAGAHDAPARAQALILGLGFSVAELQQPVNSFSGGWRMRLQLARALMCPSDLLLLDEPTNHLDLDALVWLEAWLKQYAGTMVVISHDREFLDAVTTVTLHVDNAKLVRYGGNYSKFEYMRAEQLTLQQAAQAKQQEKMAHLQKFIDRFKAKASKAKQAQSRVKALERMEKIAPVLADADFQFEFKEPMSLPNSMLSMTGAAFGYPAMDGAPADTPPTVIVRNVNRTVLAGQRIGILGANGQGKSTLVKTVAEALQAVGGEIIRGKGLNIGYFSQQELDVLRPEDDPLQHMFRLARDTPAAMRPSANDCREQGLRNFLGTFNFSGDMVKQAVGSMSGGEKARLVLCMIVWQRPNLLLLDEPTNHLDLTTREALSVALNEFEGSVMLVSHDRALLRAVCDEFWMVSRGGVSDFAGDLDDYQVYLLEEAKRRREEAAGKR, via the coding sequence ATGATCATTCTGAAAAACGTGGCCTTGCGCCGCGGTACCAAAGTCCTGCTCGACAACGCGTCGGTGACGCTCAATCCTGGCGAGAAAGTCGGCCTGGTCGGCCGCAACGGCGCCGGCAAATCCTCGCTGTTCGCGGTGCTGAACGGCTCGCTGCACGAAGACGGCGGCGATGTGTCGATCCCGTCGCAGTGGCGCATGTCGCAGGTGGCGCAGGACATGCCGGAAACGGTGCAGACGGCGACCGAGTTCGTGGTCGAAGGCGATGCCATCCTGCTCGCCGCGCAGCGGGAGGTGACCGAGGCCGAGGCCGGCGAAGACTATATGCGCATGGCGCACGCCTATACCGCGCTCAACGATGCCGGCGCCCACGACGCGCCGGCCCGGGCGCAGGCACTGATTCTCGGCTTGGGTTTCAGTGTCGCCGAGTTGCAGCAGCCAGTGAACAGCTTCTCCGGCGGCTGGCGCATGCGGCTGCAACTGGCGCGCGCGCTGATGTGTCCGTCCGATCTGCTGCTGCTGGACGAGCCGACCAACCACCTGGATCTGGATGCGCTGGTGTGGCTGGAGGCGTGGCTGAAGCAGTACGCCGGTACCATGGTGGTGATCAGCCATGACCGCGAATTCCTCGATGCCGTCACCACGGTGACGCTGCACGTCGACAACGCCAAGCTGGTGCGCTACGGCGGCAATTACAGCAAGTTCGAGTACATGCGTGCCGAACAGCTGACCCTGCAGCAGGCGGCGCAGGCCAAGCAGCAGGAAAAGATGGCGCACCTGCAGAAGTTCATCGACCGCTTCAAGGCCAAGGCCAGCAAGGCCAAGCAGGCGCAGAGCCGCGTCAAGGCGCTGGAGCGGATGGAGAAGATCGCGCCGGTGCTGGCCGACGCCGACTTCCAGTTCGAATTCAAGGAGCCGATGAGCCTGCCGAACTCGATGCTGTCGATGACCGGCGCGGCGTTCGGCTATCCGGCAATGGATGGCGCGCCGGCAGACACACCGCCGACGGTGATCGTGCGCAACGTCAACCGCACCGTGCTGGCCGGCCAGCGCATCGGCATTCTCGGCGCCAACGGCCAGGGCAAGTCGACGCTGGTGAAAACCGTGGCCGAGGCGCTGCAGGCGGTCGGTGGCGAGATCATCCGCGGCAAGGGGCTGAACATCGGCTACTTCTCGCAACAGGAACTGGACGTGCTGCGGCCGGAGGACGATCCGCTGCAGCACATGTTCCGCCTGGCGCGCGACACCCCGGCGGCGATGCGGCCGTCGGCCAATGACTGCCGCGAGCAGGGGCTGCGCAATTTCCTCGGCACCTTCAACTTCAGCGGCGACATGGTGAAGCAGGCGGTCGGCAGCATGAGCGGCGGCGAGAAGGCGCGGCTGGTGCTGTGCATGATCGTGTGGCAGCGGCCGAACCTGCTGCTGCTGGATGAACCGACCAACCATCTGGACCTCACCACCCGCGAGGCGCTGAGCGTGGCGCTGAACGAGTTCGAAGGCTCGGTGATGCTGGTCAGCCACGACCGGGCGTTGCTGCGCGCGGTGTGTGACGAATTCTGGATGGTGTCGCGTGGCGGGGTCAGCGATTTCGCGGGCGATCTGGACGATTACCAGGTCTACCTGCTGGAAGAGGCCAAGCGCCGGCGAGAAGAGGCGGCCGGCAAGCGCTGA
- a CDS encoding alpha/beta hydrolase: MNLKIFNAFCVAGAISLLSGASMAADYRQNPFSLAYDGAITGNVRGAVNITPVTYRLNGLDIVANVYTPAHFDAKRKYPAVVVAHPNGGVKEQVAGLYAQRLAEQGYITIVADAAYQGGSGGIPRHVDKPANRVEDIHGMADFISGFQGVDPARLGLLGICGGGGYALAAAESDKRFKAVATLSMFNSGRVRRNGYADSQLDTIQSRLQQASAARAQEAVGGDVLYSGDANLTDEQIASLPFDLYRQGYEYYGKTHAHPNSTFKYTTSSLLDLMRWDATDNIELIAQPLLMMAGSRADSLYMSKEAFTKAVNAKDKELFLIEGATHIETYWKPLYVGLAVNKLKDFFGRTLYG, translated from the coding sequence ATGAATTTGAAAATCTTCAACGCATTCTGCGTGGCTGGCGCGATCAGCCTTTTATCGGGAGCAAGCATGGCTGCAGACTACAGGCAGAATCCCTTCTCGCTGGCCTACGACGGCGCCATTACCGGGAACGTCAGGGGAGCCGTCAATATCACGCCGGTGACATACCGGCTCAACGGCCTGGATATCGTCGCCAATGTTTACACGCCCGCCCATTTCGATGCGAAACGAAAGTACCCCGCGGTTGTGGTCGCGCATCCGAATGGTGGCGTCAAGGAGCAGGTGGCTGGTCTGTACGCGCAACGGCTTGCCGAGCAGGGTTATATCACCATCGTTGCCGACGCCGCCTATCAAGGCGGCAGTGGCGGCATACCGCGTCACGTCGACAAGCCGGCGAATCGCGTGGAAGACATCCATGGGATGGCGGACTTTATTTCCGGTTTCCAGGGCGTCGATCCGGCGCGACTCGGGCTGCTCGGTATCTGCGGTGGAGGCGGCTACGCTTTGGCCGCGGCAGAATCCGATAAGAGATTCAAAGCGGTTGCGACGTTGAGCATGTTCAACTCGGGGCGGGTTCGCCGTAATGGTTATGCGGATTCGCAACTGGACACCATCCAGTCACGGCTGCAGCAGGCTTCGGCAGCCCGGGCCCAGGAGGCAGTGGGAGGGGACGTCCTTTATTCCGGGGATGCAAACCTGACCGACGAACAGATTGCCAGCTTGCCGTTCGATCTGTATCGGCAGGGTTACGAGTACTACGGGAAGACACACGCGCACCCCAACTCGACCTTCAAGTACACCACGAGCAGCCTGCTGGACCTGATGCGCTGGGATGCAACCGACAATATCGAACTCATTGCCCAGCCTCTGCTGATGATGGCCGGCAGCCGGGCCGACTCGCTCTATATGAGCAAGGAAGCGTTCACGAAGGCAGTGAATGCAAAGGACAAGGAGTTGTTCCTGATCGAGGGAGCGACCCATATCGAGACGTACTGGAAGCCGCTGTATGTGGGCCTGGCCGTAAACAAGCTGAAAGACTTCTTTGGCCGGACGCTTTATGGATGA
- a CDS encoding (R)-mandelonitrile lyase: protein MKALIMLALTCAAGANTQLPARAAPLPVVEVRSAETAPVSIGSTETFTGTVRISTPFQALPPGHAGGASVSFEAQARTAWHSHPLGQILVVTSGIGLVQQDGQPAQILRPGDVVTIPANVRHWHGAGPGGAMTHIAIAEKENGSAVTWQDKVSDQDYLAAVKSTGLGSAPVGSPSRARQLMGDVAPKLAELTDQVLFGEIWERPGLGKRDRSLATVSALIAMNRPEQLRSHLVLGLQNGLTQLELSELITHLAFYTGWPNAVSATGVARDVFQRKPAP, encoded by the coding sequence ATGAAAGCGCTGATTATGCTTGCCCTGACGTGTGCCGCCGGCGCCAATACGCAGCTACCCGCCCGGGCAGCGCCCTTGCCGGTCGTTGAAGTGCGTTCCGCTGAGACTGCACCCGTGTCCATCGGATCGACGGAGACATTTACCGGGACTGTTCGCATTTCCACGCCATTCCAGGCTCTCCCGCCCGGTCACGCAGGGGGGGCTTCCGTGAGCTTTGAAGCACAAGCCCGGACCGCATGGCACAGCCACCCTCTCGGGCAGATTCTCGTCGTTACCTCCGGGATTGGCCTGGTGCAGCAAGACGGCCAGCCTGCACAGATCCTCCGGCCCGGCGATGTCGTTACCATTCCTGCAAATGTGCGCCATTGGCATGGCGCAGGACCTGGCGGAGCGATGACGCATATTGCAATCGCCGAGAAAGAAAATGGCAGCGCCGTCACCTGGCAAGACAAGGTAAGTGATCAGGACTATCTGGCTGCAGTGAAGAGCACGGGATTAGGGTCGGCCCCGGTGGGCAGCCCGAGCCGTGCCCGGCAGTTGATGGGGGATGTCGCCCCCAAACTTGCCGAACTTACGGATCAGGTTCTGTTTGGCGAGATATGGGAGCGACCCGGCCTGGGCAAGCGGGACCGCAGTCTTGCCACCGTCAGTGCCCTGATTGCCATGAACCGGCCGGAGCAACTGCGCTCGCACCTCGTCCTTGGCCTTCAGAACGGCCTGACGCAGTTGGAGCTGTCCGAGCTCATCACCCATCTGGCCTTCTATACGGGCTGGCCAAATGCCGTGTCGGCAACGGGGGTTGCCAGGGATGTTTTTCAGCGCAAACCCGCGCCCTGA
- a CDS encoding aldo/keto reductase, producing MQHVTLNNGVEMPILGFGVFQIPDAKECERSVIDAIESGYRLIDTAASYMNEEAVGKGLKASGVARDQLFVTTKLWVQEAGYEHTREAIDKSLRRLQLDYLDLYLIHQPFGDVHGSWRAMEEACRAGKLRAIGVSNFHPDRLMDIKAFNEMAPAVNQIEVNPFLQQRESAPFMQEIGVQAEAWAPFAEGRNNLFQNELLIGIGRRYGKSVGQVVLRWLTQRGIVALAKSVRKERMAENLAVLDFELADADMALIATLDTNTSSFFSHRDPAIVKWMAERRLDI from the coding sequence ATGCAACACGTGACACTGAACAACGGCGTAGAAATGCCCATCCTGGGCTTCGGCGTCTTTCAAATTCCTGATGCGAAGGAATGCGAACGCAGCGTGATTGATGCCATCGAGAGTGGCTACCGGCTGATTGATACTGCAGCCTCGTATATGAACGAAGAGGCTGTTGGCAAGGGGCTCAAGGCCAGTGGCGTCGCTCGCGACCAGCTCTTCGTAACGACCAAGCTGTGGGTGCAGGAAGCCGGGTATGAGCACACCCGCGAGGCGATCGACAAGTCGCTACGACGCCTGCAGCTCGACTATCTGGACCTGTATCTGATTCACCAGCCGTTTGGTGACGTGCACGGTTCCTGGCGAGCGATGGAAGAGGCTTGCCGTGCCGGCAAGCTGCGCGCCATTGGCGTCAGCAATTTTCATCCTGACCGGCTCATGGATATCAAGGCATTCAACGAGATGGCGCCGGCTGTGAACCAGATCGAGGTGAATCCCTTTTTGCAGCAACGGGAGAGCGCTCCCTTCATGCAGGAAATCGGTGTGCAGGCCGAAGCCTGGGCGCCATTTGCAGAGGGCCGCAACAACCTGTTCCAGAACGAGTTGCTTATCGGTATCGGCAGGCGCTACGGCAAGTCCGTGGGCCAGGTTGTGCTGCGCTGGCTGACGCAGCGAGGCATCGTCGCGCTGGCCAAGTCGGTGCGCAAGGAGCGCATGGCCGAAAACCTCGCCGTTCTGGATTTCGAACTGGCTGATGCAGACATGGCCCTCATCGCCACGCTGGATACCAACACAAGCAGTTTCTTCTCGCATCGCGACCCGGCCATCGTCAAGTGGATGGCCGAGCGCAGACTCGATATCTGA
- a CDS encoding LysR family transcriptional regulator, with the protein MAINELRSLSTFIKAAELGSLRKAAQALDISPQAASKALAQLEAHLNARLFHRTTRVMSLTDAGQRLLEDVQPALLGIQRALAHARTAKEEFAGPLRIAGPRTTFQPILWHLVEEFCALYPDIQPDVLLDDGVGNWVENRVDVGFRLGPSPHEGVIARKLFPLQLIVCGAPAYFQRYGAPGSLAALASHRCSAFRNPGTGKVTPWHVRLGEQIVDQPVVPAICSNDEMFELQAVLSGSVLGQLAGVTAAPYIRSGRLVPVLLDHIPEFGNYSVYFGSRTSQPVRARAFIDLAVKRLTDNPAYLLSAEELRDGYRRVRGTE; encoded by the coding sequence ATGGCCATCAACGAGCTTCGATCCTTGTCCACCTTCATCAAGGCGGCAGAACTGGGCAGCCTGCGCAAAGCGGCGCAGGCTCTCGACATCAGCCCTCAGGCAGCCAGCAAGGCGCTGGCACAGCTGGAAGCGCATCTGAATGCGCGGCTGTTTCACCGTACTACGAGGGTCATGTCCCTCACGGATGCTGGTCAGCGCCTGCTTGAAGATGTCCAGCCGGCACTGCTGGGCATACAACGCGCACTGGCGCATGCCCGGACGGCCAAAGAGGAGTTTGCCGGGCCACTGCGCATCGCCGGCCCCCGCACGACATTCCAGCCCATCCTTTGGCATCTAGTGGAAGAGTTCTGCGCGTTGTACCCGGACATTCAGCCAGACGTGCTTCTGGATGACGGAGTTGGCAACTGGGTTGAAAACCGGGTGGACGTCGGCTTCCGGCTTGGACCGTCGCCACACGAGGGCGTCATCGCGCGCAAGCTGTTCCCGCTGCAATTGATTGTTTGCGGCGCGCCGGCCTACTTCCAGCGTTATGGGGCGCCGGGCTCACTGGCCGCGCTCGCCTCTCACCGTTGCAGTGCTTTCCGTAATCCCGGAACGGGCAAAGTCACGCCGTGGCATGTGAGGCTTGGCGAACAGATCGTCGACCAGCCGGTCGTTCCCGCAATCTGCAGCAATGACGAGATGTTCGAGCTGCAGGCCGTGCTGTCCGGCAGCGTACTGGGACAATTGGCAGGCGTCACCGCCGCCCCCTACATTCGTTCAGGACGGCTGGTTCCCGTTCTACTGGATCACATACCCGAGTTTGGAAACTATTCCGTGTACTTTGGCAGCAGGACGTCCCAGCCGGTACGAGCCCGGGCGTTCATCGACCTCGCGGTAAAGCGTCTTACTGACAATCCGGCGTATTTGCTGAGTGCTGAAGAGCTGCGGGACGGGTATCGCCGGGTGCGAGGGACAGAATGA
- a CDS encoding HNH endonuclease, with translation MAHDRAGKPYVKKQYYEKLAGKFNRTAKAFEYRMQNISYVLSLMGRDWLRGLKPAKNVGAQVAGQIEQLLAEAEGRQVAPIVAFEIAVRDEVKKKQLPVPTGSDSPQPFTSASTQYARDPEIKAWILQQAGGVCECCKKSAPFKAADGMPYLEVHHVRRLADQGSDQVSNAVAVCPNCHRELHYGAYSKQLVEQLYLSVERLVCE, from the coding sequence ATGGCCCATGACCGAGCAGGCAAGCCTTATGTTAAAAAACAGTACTACGAAAAACTTGCAGGGAAATTTAATAGAACGGCAAAGGCATTCGAGTATCGGATGCAAAATATTTCCTATGTGCTTTCGCTGATGGGACGGGACTGGCTTCGTGGTCTAAAACCGGCAAAAAATGTCGGTGCGCAAGTGGCTGGACAAATCGAGCAACTACTTGCGGAAGCCGAAGGGCGGCAGGTAGCACCCATCGTTGCGTTTGAGATTGCTGTTCGGGATGAGGTGAAAAAGAAGCAACTTCCTGTGCCGACAGGCAGTGATAGCCCCCAACCGTTCACCTCTGCAAGTACTCAATATGCTCGTGACCCAGAAATCAAAGCATGGATTTTGCAGCAGGCCGGTGGTGTTTGCGAGTGCTGTAAAAAATCAGCTCCTTTTAAGGCTGCAGATGGCATGCCTTATCTTGAGGTGCACCACGTCAGAAGATTGGCCGATCAAGGCTCAGATCAAGTATCGAATGCGGTAGCCGTCTGCCCAAACTGCCACCGTGAACTTCATTATGGCGCATATTCAAAACAGTTAGTCGAACAGCTGTATTTATCCGTTGAGCGCTTGGTGTGTGAGTAG
- a CDS encoding HNH endonuclease produces MVYVVITENDESSWGDVTGCIYHFPKRYEKYIREGVTVVYYKGKNKKKEFVAKRLSSSPHYFGIAKIGKIIPDEKSKKGDLFATIDDYQSFRKPVLAKTASGYLEKIPASKQSNYWRDGVRPINKAIYQEICSQLDDDDIAPIVDVAEIDSSENESLSFESQQEGTKKLKYVTYYERQHKLRVQAVAIHGCTCAACGFNFFYFYGEYAKDFIHIHHTVPVSELGGEMLVNPKSDLVPLCANCHAVVHRKKDKTLSLFELKELINSAAKNR; encoded by the coding sequence ATGGTGTACGTTGTAATCACCGAGAATGATGAATCTTCCTGGGGAGATGTGACTGGCTGTATCTATCATTTCCCAAAGCGATATGAAAAGTATATACGGGAAGGTGTTACGGTTGTTTACTACAAAGGGAAAAATAAAAAGAAAGAATTCGTAGCTAAGCGACTTTCTAGTTCCCCCCATTACTTTGGTATCGCCAAAATTGGGAAAATCATCCCCGATGAAAAAAGCAAAAAAGGAGATCTTTTTGCTACTATTGATGATTATCAAAGTTTTAGAAAACCAGTATTGGCTAAAACTGCATCAGGGTACTTGGAAAAAATACCTGCCTCTAAACAGAGCAATTACTGGCGGGATGGTGTTCGCCCGATAAATAAAGCTATTTATCAGGAAATTTGTTCCCAATTGGATGATGATGATATTGCGCCAATAGTGGATGTGGCTGAAATTGACTCTTCGGAAAATGAAAGCCTATCATTTGAATCTCAGCAAGAGGGAACGAAAAAACTTAAGTATGTGACGTATTATGAACGGCAGCACAAACTTCGGGTTCAAGCTGTCGCTATTCATGGCTGTACATGTGCTGCGTGTGGGTTCAATTTTTTTTATTTCTATGGTGAATATGCAAAAGATTTTATTCACATTCATCATACTGTACCTGTTTCCGAGCTCGGGGGTGAAATGTTGGTTAACCCCAAGAGCGATTTAGTGCCATTATGTGCAAATTGCCATGCGGTTGTGCATAGGAAAAAAGATAAAACATTATCATTATTTGAGTTAAAGGAATTGATAAATTCCGCTGCTAAAAATCGGTAA
- a CDS encoding peptidylprolyl isomerase — MPEATINDIRIEADTRAELNNAAVQELLRQRALAVGLLEDGADDDTRAAALEQLLEQEVSVPQASDSELERYYTAHARRYCAGELVFASHILLQVTSGVDLPALQARAEAILRNVRDQPERFDQLARENSNCPSSELGGSLGQLQRGETVPEFDAALFSDQSVGLWPQLVRTRFGFHILRIDQRVPGKLMPFDVARERVAMDLQGQALTRALEQYVRILAGQAKVVGVDLGAVGVPLVN, encoded by the coding sequence ATGCCTGAAGCGACCATCAACGATATCCGGATCGAAGCCGACACCCGGGCCGAACTGAACAATGCCGCCGTGCAGGAACTGCTGCGCCAGCGCGCACTGGCTGTCGGCCTGCTCGAAGACGGCGCCGACGACGACACCCGTGCTGCCGCACTGGAACAACTGCTGGAACAGGAAGTCAGCGTGCCGCAGGCCAGCGACAGCGAACTGGAACGCTATTACACCGCCCATGCCCGGCGCTACTGTGCCGGCGAACTGGTATTTGCCTCGCACATCCTGCTGCAGGTGACGTCCGGCGTGGACCTGCCGGCACTGCAGGCGCGGGCGGAAGCCATCCTGCGCAATGTGCGCGACCAGCCGGAGCGGTTCGACCAGCTGGCGCGCGAGAACTCCAACTGTCCGTCTTCCGAGCTTGGTGGCAGCCTCGGCCAGCTGCAACGCGGCGAAACCGTGCCGGAATTCGACGCCGCCCTGTTCTCCGACCAGTCCGTCGGCCTGTGGCCGCAACTGGTACGCACGCGCTTCGGCTTCCATATCCTGCGCATCGACCAGCGCGTTCCCGGCAAGCTGATGCCGTTCGACGTCGCGCGCGAACGCGTGGCCATGGACCTGCAGGGCCAGGCGCTGACCCGGGCGCTGGAACAGTATGTCCGGATCCTGGCCGGGCAGGCGAAGGTGGTGGGGGTGGATCTGGGCGCGGTGGGGGTGCCGTTGGTGAATTGA
- a CDS encoding AAA family ATPase — protein MIAELHHAAGQLRENLRQATTGLVEREQLAELILLAAVAQEHLLVIGPPGTAKSAVVRRVARSLGGRYFEYLLGRFTEPSELFGAVDLRKLRDGTVETDVSDMLPEADIAFLDEVFLGSTAILNTLLGLLNERQFRRGHTRLHCPLRICVAAANALPEDEALAAFADRFLVHSFVSPVADHQLEALLAGGWQVAQQPPAAGNSLAQLDLLSAQVARVDMREAMPALVNAIRSLRAAGIPLSDRRLVRSQRLIAAATVLAGRLQAQEADIWPLLCVIPTEALQAQARDVLREQIACSANATLFSACEATVQQPLSRAARLESAAQECLARSATVTPARLEALLREIDANFSREQLPEALAGLRTQLAARLVVTA, from the coding sequence ATGATTGCCGAACTGCACCATGCCGCCGGGCAGCTGCGCGAAAACCTCCGGCAGGCGACCACCGGGCTGGTAGAGCGCGAACAGCTGGCCGAACTGATCCTGCTGGCAGCGGTCGCCCAGGAGCATTTACTGGTTATCGGCCCGCCCGGCACCGCCAAGAGTGCCGTGGTACGCCGCGTCGCCCGTTCGCTGGGCGGCCGTTACTTTGAGTATCTGCTGGGCCGGTTTACCGAGCCGTCGGAGCTGTTCGGCGCGGTGGATCTCAGGAAACTGCGCGACGGCACGGTCGAGACCGACGTCAGCGACATGCTGCCGGAAGCGGACATCGCCTTTCTGGACGAGGTGTTCCTCGGATCGACGGCGATTCTGAACACGCTGCTCGGCCTGCTCAACGAACGCCAGTTCCGGCGCGGCCATACCCGCCTGCACTGCCCATTGCGCATCTGTGTCGCGGCAGCCAATGCGCTGCCCGAAGACGAGGCGCTGGCGGCCTTTGCTGACCGTTTCCTGGTCCACTCCTTCGTGTCGCCCGTGGCTGACCACCAGCTGGAAGCCCTGCTGGCCGGCGGCTGGCAGGTCGCGCAACAGCCGCCGGCCGCCGGAAACAGTCTCGCCCAGCTGGATCTGCTGAGCGCACAGGTGGCCCGGGTCGACATGCGCGAGGCGATGCCGGCGCTGGTCAATGCCATCCGTTCGCTGCGGGCCGCCGGCATTCCGCTGTCGGATCGCCGCCTCGTCAGGTCACAGCGGCTGATCGCTGCGGCCACCGTGCTGGCCGGACGCCTGCAGGCGCAGGAGGCCGACATCTGGCCGCTGCTGTGCGTGATTCCGACCGAAGCGCTGCAGGCGCAGGCACGCGATGTGCTGCGCGAGCAGATCGCGTGCTCCGCCAACGCTACCCTGTTCAGCGCCTGTGAGGCCACCGTCCAGCAACCGTTGTCCCGTGCGGCGCGGCTCGAGTCGGCAGCGCAGGAATGCCTGGCCCGGTCCGCCACGGTGACGCCCGCCCGGCTGGAGGCACTGTTGCGCGAGATCGACGCCAATTTCAGTCGCGAACAACTGCCCGAGGCCCTGGCCGGGCTCAGAACGCAACTGGCCGCCCGGCTTGTCGTAACGGCATGA
- a CDS encoding bpX5 domain-containing protein — MTLVSPLPWHWRPAVTVAEPAAAVAGRDAAPALLARLASLPANVRARLQMCSSSDLLVLIGAAADLPWVDGIAYAAPSRQAPALWLPTQDEPDVAHDLLARALDLRCHRQPLLLWRTPAVFMPLDRQHAVSPCLLERLARRWPGRP; from the coding sequence ATGACGCTGGTTTCCCCCCTGCCCTGGCACTGGCGCCCCGCCGTCACTGTCGCCGAACCCGCTGCCGCCGTGGCGGGACGGGACGCGGCGCCCGCGCTGCTGGCACGGCTGGCGTCCCTGCCTGCCAACGTCCGTGCCCGGTTGCAGATGTGTTCATCTTCTGACCTGCTGGTGCTGATCGGTGCGGCGGCCGACCTGCCATGGGTCGATGGTATTGCCTATGCGGCACCCAGCAGGCAGGCACCGGCACTGTGGCTGCCGACGCAGGACGAACCCGACGTCGCCCATGATCTGCTCGCCCGGGCGCTAGACCTGCGCTGCCATCGCCAGCCGCTGCTGCTGTGGCGAACGCCGGCAGTGTTCATGCCGCTGGACCGGCAGCATGCAGTTTCCCCCTGTCTGCTGGAACGGCTGGCCAGGCGCTGGCCGGGACGCCCATGA